The Spirosoma foliorum genome has a window encoding:
- the hisD gene encoding histidinol dehydrogenase: MNIIPFPARAEWPALLARPVQSTEQIEAAVAPILAQVRSGGDAALVELAKKFDKIDLESSQLQVNPDELDAAEAQLSDELKAAIRQAYQNIRLFHERQKQPVEKIETMPGVICWRKSVGIEKVGLYIPGGTAPLFSTVLMLGIPAQLAGCREVVLCTPSNHPAIYFAAKLVGVTKVFRIGGAQAIGAMAYGTESVPKVYKIFGPGNQYVTAAKMLVAKEGMAIDMPAGPSEVAVYADDSAIPAFVAADLLSQAEHGADSQVLLVSTSKKLLSSVNLTLSTQLSRLPRQEFAGKALENSKMILLDNQTDAIDLLNDYAAEHLILSIENAEEVADKIINAGSIFLGNYTPESAGDYASGTNHTLPTNGFARAYSGVSLDSFVKKITVQHITAEGLQNVGPVVEAMAEAESLEAHKRAVSLRLASLAEVNPA, from the coding sequence ATGAACATCATCCCGTTTCCTGCCCGCGCTGAATGGCCTGCTTTACTAGCCCGGCCTGTTCAATCGACCGAACAGATTGAAGCTGCTGTAGCTCCCATCCTGGCACAGGTTCGTTCTGGTGGCGACGCTGCCTTGGTTGAACTAGCGAAGAAATTTGACAAGATAGACCTGGAAAGCAGCCAACTGCAGGTTAACCCTGACGAACTTGATGCCGCTGAAGCGCAACTAAGCGATGAACTGAAAGCCGCTATTCGGCAGGCGTACCAGAACATTCGGTTGTTTCACGAGCGACAAAAACAGCCTGTTGAGAAAATCGAAACAATGCCAGGGGTTATTTGCTGGCGCAAAAGCGTAGGTATCGAAAAGGTTGGGTTATACATTCCAGGGGGAACGGCACCACTTTTCAGCACCGTACTGATGTTGGGAATTCCTGCGCAATTAGCTGGTTGTCGTGAAGTTGTTCTCTGTACGCCCAGCAATCACCCTGCCATTTACTTTGCTGCCAAATTAGTGGGTGTAACCAAGGTATTTCGCATTGGTGGCGCACAAGCTATAGGGGCTATGGCGTATGGAACGGAGTCAGTGCCAAAGGTTTATAAAATTTTCGGTCCAGGTAACCAATACGTGACAGCGGCAAAAATGCTGGTAGCCAAAGAGGGCATGGCCATCGATATGCCAGCCGGACCCAGTGAAGTTGCGGTATATGCCGATGACTCAGCTATCCCGGCCTTTGTTGCGGCAGATCTACTATCACAGGCTGAGCATGGAGCCGATAGTCAGGTGTTGCTGGTTTCGACCAGTAAAAAGCTGCTGAGCAGTGTTAATCTGACGTTGAGCACACAGCTAAGCCGACTCCCTCGTCAAGAGTTCGCTGGTAAGGCGCTGGAAAACAGCAAGATGATTTTGCTCGATAACCAGACGGATGCTATCGATCTGCTGAACGACTACGCTGCCGAGCATTTAATCCTGAGTATTGAAAACGCAGAAGAAGTTGCCGATAAAATCATTAATGCAGGTTCTATTTTCCTGGGGAACTATACCCCCGAATCGGCCGGTGATTATGCATCGGGGACCAATCATACGTTGCCAACCAATGGGTTTGCGCGGGCTTATAGCGGTGTGTCGTTAGACAGCTTTGTTAAGAAAATTACGGTTCAACACATAACTGCAGAAGGTTTGCAAAACGTTGGCCCTGTAGTTGAAGCGATGGCCGAAGCCGAATCCTTGGAAGCCCACAAGCGGGCTGTGAGTTTACGACTGGCAAGCCTTGCGGAAGTAAATCCGGCCTGA
- the hisG gene encoding ATP phosphoribosyltransferase yields MSSVLRIALQKNGRLSEDSYQLFKECGIRFDYGTGKLKSISSNFPAEFLFLRDDDIPGYVEDGVADLGIVGENVAVETGRPVTTIHKLGFSKCRLSIAVPRGIEWTGIQHLDGKNIATSYPNLLGKYLAEQGVKAEIHEISGSVEIAPSIGLAEAVCDIVSSGSTLLSNGLKEVETIFRSEAILIARPELDADKQSLVDKLLFRIKSVQAAKNNKYIVLNAPNHALGQITSLLPGMKSPTVTPLATEGWSSVHSVLNENDFWENIEAIRAAGAEGILVIPIEKMIY; encoded by the coding sequence ATGTCTTCTGTATTACGCATTGCCCTGCAAAAAAACGGTCGTTTAAGCGAAGATTCATACCAGCTTTTCAAAGAATGTGGTATCAGATTCGATTACGGAACCGGTAAACTCAAGTCCATTTCGTCGAACTTCCCCGCTGAATTCCTATTCCTGCGTGACGACGATATTCCTGGTTACGTTGAAGATGGCGTAGCCGATCTAGGCATCGTTGGCGAAAATGTAGCCGTCGAAACCGGTCGGCCGGTGACAACGATTCACAAGCTGGGCTTTTCCAAATGCCGCCTGTCCATTGCAGTTCCACGCGGTATTGAATGGACTGGAATTCAACATTTGGATGGTAAAAACATCGCCACGTCCTACCCAAATTTATTAGGTAAATATCTGGCTGAACAAGGCGTGAAAGCCGAGATTCATGAGATTAGTGGCTCGGTTGAAATTGCGCCAAGCATTGGCCTCGCCGAAGCGGTCTGTGATATTGTCAGTTCGGGGAGTACGTTGTTGAGCAATGGATTGAAAGAGGTGGAAACGATTTTCCGTTCCGAAGCCATTCTTATTGCCCGCCCCGAACTGGATGCCGACAAACAATCGTTAGTCGATAAGCTCCTGTTCCGGATCAAGTCGGTTCAGGCTGCCAAAAACAATAAGTACATTGTACTGAATGCCCCAAACCATGCCCTTGGGCAGATAACATCATTGCTGCCCGGCATGAAAAGCCCAACGGTAACGCCATTGGCTACCGAAGGCTGGAGTTCGGTTCATTCAGTATTGAACGAAAACGATTTCTGGGAAAATATAGAAGCCATCCGCGCTGCTGGTGCCGAAGGTATTCTGGTGATCCCGATTGAGAAAATGATCTATTAA
- a CDS encoding 7-carboxy-7-deazaguanine synthase QueE, with protein sequence MLLEQNQQTTIESTTTSLPVMEAFYTLQGEGAHSGRAAYFIRLGGCDVGCFWCDVKESWDADLHPKLSIQSIVDSALQYPGRMAVITGGEPLMHDLTGLTSALQAAGFQTNIETSGVCQAVTGSWDWICFSPKKFKAPNPDIYNKADELKVIIYNQSDFAFAESFVPHLRPDCRLFLQTEWGRSNEMLPRIVEYVKDHPQWQISLQTHKYMDIP encoded by the coding sequence ATGCTTTTAGAACAGAATCAACAAACAACAATCGAATCGACAACTACCTCCCTGCCCGTCATGGAAGCTTTTTACACGCTTCAGGGCGAAGGTGCCCATTCAGGACGGGCCGCTTATTTTATCCGGCTTGGCGGGTGCGATGTAGGCTGCTTCTGGTGCGACGTCAAAGAATCCTGGGATGCCGACCTGCATCCGAAATTATCGATTCAGTCTATCGTTGATAGTGCCCTACAATATCCCGGACGAATGGCCGTCATTACAGGCGGAGAACCCCTCATGCACGACCTGACAGGGTTAACTTCCGCTTTGCAGGCAGCAGGATTTCAAACGAACATTGAAACCTCGGGCGTATGTCAGGCTGTTACGGGTTCCTGGGATTGGATTTGTTTTTCGCCAAAGAAATTTAAAGCCCCCAACCCCGACATTTACAATAAAGCGGACGAGCTAAAAGTTATTATCTACAATCAATCTGACTTTGCATTTGCCGAGTCGTTTGTGCCACATTTACGTCCCGATTGCAGGCTCTTTTTGCAAACTGAATGGGGGCGTTCCAATGAAATGCTACCTCGTATCGTTGAATACGTAAAAGATCACCCGCAATGGCAAATTTCGTTGCAAACGCACAAGTACATGGATATTCCGTAA
- a CDS encoding OmpA family protein, translating into MELKYWKLLFIIHFTLVIIHYSSAQTPKAQEFYAQSIKLFGERKADEAIPFMEQAIKQDPNFTDAYLKLGQLYEFKKRYDPALASYRSAIKLQPDNPASGAAYQSLSNTLLRLGRYSEALPYLEKYQTMFAPQSTQAKRIARQIETARFAQEAMQHPQAVEPKPLSSVLQTTPSQYFPVLTADEQTLVFTALKPEGDEDLMTSTFNGETWSPPTSLATNINTPENEGTASLSADGRTIVFTACQGRKGFGSCDLYMSHKTGNDWSNPENLGTPINSRYYESQPALSADGRQLYFVSDRPGGKGRRDIWRSERSATGDWNEPVNLGEPVNTPFNEASPFIHPNGQSLFFASEGHVGMGGYDLFVADNSASGWSAPANLGYPINNSEDQASLFVSANGTRAYYSYEEQKDGVSQKSRLYAFDLPESLRERVKPVTYLKGVVTDAKTKKPLNASLELIDLKTNQVVSRVQTDSQTGQYTAVLPSGGEYALYVSQPGYLFKSLSFDFTQKTKGDGLSLTVPLEPAVSGTSANETLNNLFFESGRYDLAEKSKTELDRLSTFLQANPTLKVEISGHTDDKGDAAANLGLSQKRAQAVVTYLAKAGIDAGRIRAVGYGKAHPLVPNTTDENRRLNRRIEWKIQ; encoded by the coding sequence ATGGAATTAAAGTATTGGAAACTCCTGTTCATTATTCATTTCACATTAGTCATTATCCATTATTCTTCCGCCCAAACTCCTAAAGCCCAGGAATTCTACGCACAGTCGATCAAGCTATTTGGTGAACGGAAAGCCGATGAAGCCATTCCGTTTATGGAGCAGGCGATCAAGCAAGACCCCAACTTTACAGATGCCTATCTAAAACTCGGTCAGCTTTACGAATTCAAGAAACGGTACGACCCTGCTCTGGCGTCTTATCGGAGCGCCATAAAACTTCAACCCGATAACCCTGCTTCTGGAGCCGCTTATCAGTCATTGAGCAATACTTTACTTCGATTGGGGCGATACAGCGAAGCACTCCCCTATCTCGAAAAATATCAGACGATGTTTGCCCCGCAATCGACGCAGGCCAAGCGAATTGCCCGCCAAATTGAAACCGCACGTTTTGCGCAGGAAGCCATGCAACATCCGCAGGCTGTCGAACCCAAACCCCTATCGTCTGTTTTACAAACAACACCCTCTCAGTACTTTCCGGTGCTCACAGCCGATGAACAAACATTGGTTTTTACAGCGTTGAAACCAGAAGGTGATGAAGACTTAATGACGTCGACCTTCAACGGAGAAACCTGGTCACCCCCTACCTCACTTGCCACCAATATCAATACACCCGAAAACGAAGGCACAGCCAGTTTGTCGGCCGATGGGCGTACCATTGTGTTTACAGCTTGTCAGGGGCGCAAAGGATTCGGCAGTTGTGACTTGTATATGAGCCACAAAACGGGCAACGACTGGTCGAATCCTGAAAATCTGGGCACGCCCATCAATTCGCGTTATTATGAGTCACAGCCAGCTTTGTCGGCTGATGGACGACAGCTTTATTTCGTATCAGATCGTCCTGGAGGCAAAGGGCGTCGCGACATCTGGCGAAGCGAACGGAGTGCCACTGGCGACTGGAACGAGCCCGTTAACTTGGGGGAACCCGTCAACACACCGTTCAATGAGGCATCGCCTTTCATTCATCCGAACGGGCAGAGTTTGTTTTTTGCCTCAGAAGGGCATGTTGGCATGGGTGGCTATGATCTGTTTGTCGCCGACAATAGCGCATCGGGCTGGTCGGCCCCTGCGAACTTAGGCTATCCGATCAACAATTCAGAAGATCAGGCATCGTTGTTTGTCTCGGCCAATGGAACTCGCGCCTATTACTCGTACGAAGAACAGAAAGATGGCGTTTCGCAGAAATCAAGGCTTTATGCATTCGACTTACCAGAGTCATTGCGCGAACGGGTCAAGCCGGTAACATACCTGAAAGGCGTGGTCACCGATGCAAAAACCAAGAAACCCCTCAATGCCAGCCTTGAGTTAATCGACTTAAAAACGAATCAAGTTGTTTCCCGTGTGCAAACAGACAGTCAGACCGGGCAGTATACAGCCGTATTACCAAGTGGCGGTGAATATGCCTTGTACGTAAGTCAGCCGGGCTACCTTTTCAAAAGCCTTTCCTTTGATTTTACCCAGAAAACGAAAGGTGATGGTTTGTCATTAACTGTACCGTTGGAACCAGCCGTATCGGGCACGTCGGCCAATGAAACGCTAAATAATTTATTTTTCGAGTCAGGGCGCTATGACCTTGCCGAAAAATCCAAAACAGAACTTGACCGATTATCGACGTTTTTGCAGGCCAATCCAACCCTCAAAGTTGAGATTTCGGGGCATACAGATGACAAAGGCGATGCGGCTGCCAACCTGGGACTCTCCCAAAAACGAGCCCAGGCCGTTGTCACTTACCTCGCCAAAGCAGGCATTGATGCGGGTCGTATTCGGGCGGTGGGTTATGGCAAAGCGCACCCGCTTGTTCCGAACACAACAGATGAGAACCGGCGACTTAACCGGCGCATCGAGTGGAAAATACAGTGA
- the trxB gene encoding thioredoxin-disulfide reductase has translation MTPEHVKCLIIGSGPAGYTAAIYASRANMKPVLYQGEQPGGQLTITNEVDNFPGYPNGVNGPQMMQDLEAQARRFGSDIRYGLVTKVIFAEQPGPGNPHRAIVDDKHEITADSVIISTGASAKWLGLPSEMRLNGRGVSACAVCDGFFFRGQDVAIVGAGDTAAEEASYLANLCRKVYMLVRRDEMRASHFMQQRVKSAHNIEILYNSATEEVLGDEDVTGVLVKNTVTGETRVLDVTGFFVAIGHKPNTDIFRDYIELDDNGYILTEKGSTRTNIPGVFACGDAQDNIYRQAVTAAGTGCMAALDAERYLVTLEMQGEEIVH, from the coding sequence ATGACTCCCGAACACGTTAAGTGCTTAATTATAGGTTCCGGCCCTGCCGGATATACAGCTGCTATTTATGCCTCACGGGCTAATATGAAACCCGTTCTGTATCAGGGCGAACAACCTGGTGGGCAGCTTACCATCACAAATGAAGTAGATAATTTCCCAGGCTATCCTAACGGCGTCAATGGTCCGCAAATGATGCAGGATCTGGAAGCACAGGCACGTCGCTTTGGTAGCGACATTCGCTATGGCCTGGTAACAAAAGTTATTTTCGCCGAGCAACCCGGACCAGGGAACCCTCACCGGGCTATTGTTGACGACAAACACGAAATCACCGCCGACTCGGTTATTATTTCGACGGGTGCATCGGCTAAATGGCTCGGTCTCCCTTCCGAAATGCGGTTGAATGGCCGTGGTGTATCGGCTTGTGCGGTCTGTGATGGTTTCTTCTTCAGAGGCCAGGATGTGGCCATTGTTGGTGCGGGCGATACCGCTGCCGAAGAAGCCAGCTACTTAGCTAACCTCTGTCGCAAAGTATATATGCTGGTTCGTCGTGATGAAATGCGGGCGTCGCATTTTATGCAACAACGAGTTAAATCGGCCCATAATATCGAAATTCTTTATAACTCAGCAACGGAAGAGGTTCTGGGTGATGAAGACGTAACTGGAGTACTGGTAAAAAATACCGTGACCGGAGAAACGCGCGTTTTAGACGTGACTGGCTTTTTCGTGGCAATTGGTCACAAACCCAATACAGACATTTTCCGGGACTATATCGAGCTGGATGACAACGGATACATTCTGACTGAGAAAGGAAGCACCCGAACTAATATACCTGGTGTATTTGCCTGCGGAGACGCCCAGGATAACATCTATCGTCAGGCTGTCACGGCAGCGGGTACAGGCTGTATGGCCGCCCTTGACGCAGAACGTTATTTAGTCACGCTGGAAATGCAGGGCGAAGAAATTGTTCATTAA
- a CDS encoding peptidoglycan DD-metalloendopeptidase family protein: MRRTATQWLLAIGCLCITVTAQAQERGRFKNNLRITPKNGANPNAPVVEQPQKADDQFDQEPTQLRFNNQFEPKKELNPVVSEDTSQLDQGETSVVEVIDSVLVGNEWVKIADYYAVWDSRTVDPYNINPLEFDETIDIKLYDPPANRYWSAPLDEGKMTSNFGFRWGRWHTGTDLDLETGNPVYSAFDGIVRVVGWDGNGYGRYVLVRHYNGLETLYGHMSKQTVETGQLVKAGDQLGLGGSTGRSSGPHLHFETRYEGNPFSPLNIFSFPENTINSDHFLLTGSVWDYLRGGRSSSSSESSSRPRFKRTVLHKVRSGETLSSIAERYGMSLSTLKRKNHISGSRLRPGQKIRVH, translated from the coding sequence ATGAGAAGAACCGCTACACAGTGGCTATTGGCCATTGGGTGTTTGTGCATTACCGTAACGGCACAGGCTCAGGAGCGCGGGCGATTTAAAAATAACCTGCGTATCACGCCCAAAAACGGAGCTAATCCGAATGCCCCGGTCGTCGAACAGCCGCAAAAAGCGGACGACCAATTTGATCAGGAACCAACTCAACTGCGCTTTAACAACCAGTTTGAGCCGAAAAAAGAATTAAACCCGGTTGTTAGTGAAGATACCAGCCAGCTCGATCAGGGCGAAACCAGCGTTGTCGAAGTAATTGATTCGGTTCTGGTCGGTAACGAATGGGTGAAAATTGCCGATTACTACGCTGTCTGGGATTCCCGAACGGTTGATCCGTATAATATTAATCCGCTCGAATTCGACGAAACGATTGATATTAAGCTGTACGACCCACCTGCCAACCGCTACTGGTCGGCCCCGCTGGACGAAGGTAAAATGACGTCGAATTTTGGGTTTCGCTGGGGACGTTGGCATACAGGTACCGATCTTGACCTTGAAACCGGAAATCCGGTTTATTCTGCTTTCGACGGTATTGTGCGCGTAGTGGGCTGGGATGGGAATGGATATGGTCGCTATGTATTGGTCCGGCATTACAACGGACTGGAAACACTTTACGGGCACATGTCGAAGCAAACCGTTGAGACAGGTCAACTCGTTAAAGCTGGAGACCAACTCGGTTTGGGAGGCAGTACAGGTCGTAGTTCTGGCCCTCACCTACACTTTGAGACCCGCTATGAAGGCAACCCGTTCAGCCCGCTCAATATCTTCTCGTTTCCGGAAAACACGATTAACTCGGATCATTTTCTGTTAACAGGTTCAGTTTGGGATTATCTGCGAGGAGGTCGATCGTCGTCATCATCCGAATCTAGCTCCCGGCCGCGCTTTAAACGGACTGTCTTGCATAAGGTTCGATCGGGTGAGACGCTTAGCTCCATAGCCGAGCGTTATGGAATGTCGTTATCGACACTGAAGCGTAAAAACCACATATCAGGCTCACGGCTTCGGCCTGGACAAAAAATACGCGTACATTAA
- the rplU gene encoding 50S ribosomal protein L21 — translation MYAIVEIAGQQFKIQKGRTIYTHRLEGDVDAALASDKVKVLLVDNEGSISIGAPTVAGASVSAKIVEHLKGEKVIVFKKKRRKGYKKKNGHRQYLTKVLIEDITL, via the coding sequence ATGTACGCAATCGTAGAGATCGCAGGACAGCAATTCAAGATCCAGAAAGGTCGCACTATCTATACCCACCGGTTAGAAGGCGATGTGGACGCTGCTCTTGCCTCCGACAAGGTGAAGGTTCTCCTTGTTGACAACGAAGGGAGCATTAGCATCGGTGCTCCGACCGTCGCTGGAGCGTCGGTATCCGCTAAAATCGTTGAACACCTGAAAGGCGAAAAAGTTATCGTCTTCAAGAAGAAGCGTCGGAAAGGTTACAAAAAGAAAAATGGCCACCGTCAGTATCTGACGAAAGTCCTGATCGAAGACATCACTCTATAA
- the rpmA gene encoding 50S ribosomal protein L27, translating into MAHKKGVGSSKNGRDSHSKRLGVKLFGGQSAIAGNIIVRQRGTKHHPGKNVGLGKDYTLFALVAGTVKFRPGRDSRSYVDIIPEGPSAVETVPVAEAAA; encoded by the coding sequence ATGGCACACAAGAAAGGTGTAGGTAGTTCCAAAAACGGTCGCGATTCCCACAGCAAGCGCCTGGGTGTAAAATTATTCGGCGGTCAGTCGGCTATTGCCGGCAATATCATCGTTCGCCAACGCGGTACGAAACACCATCCCGGCAAAAACGTCGGTTTAGGTAAAGATTATACGCTCTTCGCTCTGGTAGCTGGTACTGTGAAATTCCGTCCAGGCCGCGATAGCCGCTCGTACGTGGATATCATCCCAGAAGGACCATCAGCTGTTGAAACAGTTCCTGTTGCTGAAGCAGCTGCTTAA